The sequence below is a genomic window from Cygnus atratus isolate AKBS03 ecotype Queensland, Australia chromosome 4, CAtr_DNAZoo_HiC_assembly, whole genome shotgun sequence.
TGGTTAGGACCAAGCACAACAATAACTAAGCTGAAGAGCAATGCTTGTGCAATAcagctaggaaaaaaagcaaacagcccATGCTAAGCTTAAATGAGGCTCCTGGGCCTATGGGCAGGTGAATAGTTAGAGGCCCCAGGTGAGGCTGATCAAGGCCATTAGGGTTTAACAGTGCCTGCTGGGGCACTCCCTGCTCAAAGGTATTTCACTTGATCTGATGGTAGCTGATTACAGACAGTGAGATAGCCTTGTACTGTAAAGTCATTTTAATTCACAGTCCTGATAAGCAGTTTACCCTGATAACACTCTAACAAGATGTCTATGTGCCATCTGTATCTGAAGAAGACCTGAACGTTCAGATGTTTAGCAAAAGCCCAGCCTATGTTTTAGGTGGATGCAGGCTATAGTaaccagaggaaaaataagtgaaatttaGTAGGATGGAAAGTGGCTGAGCATTATGCACACACTAGAATTTGTTATCAGGACAGTTCTGTGTCCTAACCACATACCAGCTTGAAATTGACTCTGCATATTGTTATGTTTCTAAGAAAGGTATCTTGTGATTACTTGCTGAACagaaattcaatattttatcatttctagCCAGCCTCTGACTCACTTTTCACCTATGGATAAAGAAGAGATATGGTTAAGCTTCTATGTAGATAGCCTGCCCGTGCTCCTGGGCATAAGCAATTGCTGACATTTTGGACAGAAGCACTGATGAGAAGAGACGTTCCTTGCCATGACTCAGCTGCTGGTAACGTGACTGGAATTTGACTGGTGATAGAGCTTGTGCGCttactgtaaatatttgtgGAGCAGTAAAATGGGTGCCAAACCTTTAGGATACATGCATGCTATTATGGGTGTGCATATAAAGTCTTTCTTCTGCACTGCTGCCACTTTTTGGCTAGTATTTCAGACATGCTTGCCTCCAAATTGGAGATCTGACGGAAGCCAGCTTGTAAAGATCCTTCAGAAGCCAGGAGTCTTACTGTTGTAAGATGAGTCTGAACAAAACCTGGTCCCATGAgaaattttctcctctttataTCCTGAGGATGAAGTCTAGCAGTCTTTGTAGTGCACAGGGACAGGAGCAGAGATAGGGATGAAGACAAAGCGTGGTTGGGATTGTTGCACAAGAGCTTGCtcaaacagcaacagaaattcCCTTTTTATCTCCTTGCACCATAAGCAAACATACACTGTTTGTGCAGAATATGGAGTGGCTCCTTGTTGGAAAAGaccagagaaaaatcaaaatcaaaacatttgctCAACTTTCCCACTTTCTCAAGTGCTCACTGCTGGTATTACAGCCATTTCTGTGTAAATCACTGTGTTACAGAAAGTGGCTGCCCAACTGGAGCGCGTTCCTCAGGATTGCTCCTGATGTAGTCCTCCCTCCTCACTGGAATTTGGGAGGGTGCTCACAGACTTCCTTAAAGTTTATCAGGTATCCCTGATAACTGTAGGTTAATGAGAAACCTTGTTTTGTGCCAGATCTGCAGCTGACATGCTGTCTGAGCACCACCACTGCTGTGACCCTGGAATTTCTTTGACTCATCACTGTTCGTTCTTTAGTTTCTGTCTGTGGCTTTTAGCACGCAGGCCTCTGAAAACACGAAGATGgctttaatatttcttcctaCTGGAAATCATCTGCGCTCACTGGAAGCaagcatttgctgttttaatcAGCTGTCCCCACAACTCAGCTACCATTCACCCTTGTAAGAACCCTTTAAGTGATACACAGTGAAAGTAGACGCATCCTCTTTGTcagttctgtatttaaataaggaaattaataacacacaatattgaaataaaaacatttcaacaaGCATTTATTAGGTACAtaaacttcagtattttccataaaaaaataaataatgaaagcatGAAGACCAACTACATTCTCATgccaaaatataaattaagtaATTACTTATAGAAACAATATTAAAAGTCTAAcataattcaaataaataaataaggtgcTTTTTTCTAACTGAAATATGTCTTTAAAATAGATGCTTATAGCTTCACAGCAATAATTCACAATAAATAATACCTTGAAAATGATGGCACAAAATGGTACCTCAGAATTGtagctttttaattttgaaagtcCCCTCCCCCTCCTTATGGTCAGCAGCCCACTGCAAGTGGCAGTGACCTAGGCACAGTTGTTGCTCCCTGTCAGTGCATTCCTAGAGAAAAGGAGCTGTTGGTCAGCTCCTAAACGATTAGCGAAAAGGGAAGATGTCCTTTAGAGAAGGTTCTGATGAGAGTGAACTGCACTGGTCCAGCTGTGGCTAGTAAAAATGACTCCAGAATCATCTCCATCACTTTTCACAAGCtgttttttctgcctgctttttctGGTTTCAGTGGTTTCTCTCCTGTCTGAGACCTCTTTAAAAGACTTAGAGTACTGTTGTCAACTAACTACACAATCAGGGAATCCCTACTCTCTAGATGCTGATAAAAATGTGAACGTAGGAGGCAGGAAGAAATGAGCTGCCAGAAGCTGTGCGGTGGCATCTCCCATTTTTGCCTTCCTGGAGGAGGTAAGacagttttgttctttgctttagGACACGTTCTCAGGCTTGGTGTTTGCcctagaaagaaataaaatggaaaaggagaaaattaaatgtagtCCATGGAAcaagtatcatagaatcacacaatgatagaatggtttgggctggaagggaccttaaggaccatctaattccaacccccctgccatgggcagggacacctcccaccagactgGGTACCCCTTGCTGGAATCACATGAAGTCAGCCACTAAGGGTTTGTGCTTCTGTGTCTAAGTCCCTTAAAAGCTGTTATATAAGATGCTAAGGGACGTTGGTCTGTAGTCACCTTTTCACAAGTATTCAGTAACTCCATGGGCTTCCATATTTTGATGCTTCACTTAATACCTTTTGGGACTGATTTTCCCCCACTTATCTAAATGCCATTAGTTCTGAAAAAGTATTGGTGCTTTCTACCAttgcaagcaaaagaaaaccagtCAGTTAATGCCTGAATTTCCAGAGGACTGAGCTCTTGAGCTTAGTTTTTCAATATGTTTGTGCCTTATGAGAGATGTAGCTAATATCTGCGTGGGTGGCATGTCACTGCAAGGAACTGAACCTAACACCATACTTAAACCACAAAGCAATCACAATATTTGTCCCAGTTAGTGAACTGAAATGGTAGCAACTGTCTGAAGAGACAGAGTTTTTGAACTATTTATGCAGTGAATGTTTGCTagcttatttaaaatactgcttttcaaTAAACTGTGCTCATTGAGAACAAATGACTCACTTGTCCAAAATTGCCTTGATGATCAGCTTTACCCAGGGAGCAGTTGGGTCCAGGCACACTTCTCTGCCGTCTTTCAGAGTAGctctgcaaaacagagaaaaaaggaagggaaaaggtcTATTTAGTGAATTCCAAGgcaatttctctttcctcttgtAACATCAGAGTTTTCTAGATATACACTGACATGCACGATCTCCTTTAAACCATATCATTTGAGGCTGTAGTCTAATACATAGTcgtttattttttatactggTTCTTATCATCTCACATCTCTTTATTTGAATGCATCAAATTATTACATAGACTCACTGTTTTcaaaattgcttcttttttcacATTGCCTCATTTGTATTTGTGATGTTGTTTAACTGAGGAGCTGAATCTTTCCATCTTGGTTTAGAAACTGAACTGGGTAGTCCATAGGAATTTTGTCACAGTAAGATTTCTGGAATTGTGACTGCATTATATGACTTCTGTGctaatggtgtttttttcattgactTTAGTAGAGGTACGACCATATTTTTGACCTAGccattaaaatttatattttgataATTTGCTCACTACAGCTCAACGGctttaattctcttttcttatgCTGGTGAAATTCTGAGGTTTAgaaatttatttgcttgtttgatGGCTGCAGGTTTAAgttaaaatactgcaaagaGTGTTTATGAAGCAGAGATTTGCAGAACTAAGATGCAACACATGACACATAGTAGAACATTCGTAGGAGCATCACGCATTGCTCTCTTGGATTCTGAGTAGCCACGCCTGCTGGCTTGTTACATCTTTCACAGAACCCTTACATCACCCTTAAtgtaaaatctgtttccttcttGTTAAGTAACAGGGAGGATTTTACATAAGCACTTACATGACTTCGACATTCTTGCAGTGAGGTCCGCTGGGGGTGAGGTTCACGTTCTGGATAAACTTGGGGTGGATGAACTTGGAGTGGGTGTCTATGCACTGGCACCGGAGTTCAATCCCTGAACGGGCCAGGGCCATACCTgtaagacaagaagaaaaaaagaggtattgTATGGACTGTTTCACTATTTATGCAGGAAACACAACATATTCTTTTTGCTTAGAGTATTAGAAATAATTCTCTTTAGGAGCCTGAGGACTTGAAAAATTTGCTTTCACCCATTCTTCTAAGCTGCTTAAGCTTTTAGCTATCCAAAAACTGCTGTTACAGCAACCAGTGGTataaggaaatggaaaatgataaTGACTGAGCACCGGCAGTTTTAACACTGGGCTTTTATTTGGCTTATCTCTGCACCTGGCTACATCAGATTATACGTGGAGTTACACCTTGTATCTGAGAACATGATCTAGCTCCACACAGAGTTATTCTCTGCACTTTTAAGACACAAAATATCTCCCTTACCGGCATTCACACTAGCAATTACTTATGAGAGTGTTGGGAAGGATTTCTTTACCTTCGGTTCCGATCACTGAGATCAGGAGAAGAGCCATGCCAGCAGCCACAACCTTGCCCATCATGATGAGAGAGTGTTTCTCCCTGGTGTCACCGGCGTCTGGTCGTGTGGTGAGGTGAGGAGAGCTCCTATAGCCCTGAGGGTGGCCAATGTCTGTGCTCTGGTACCTGCCCTGGTTATATACTGCCCTGGCCCCCCCGTGTCCTCCAGCGTCATGTGTGGGTCATACACATGGAAACTCCTGAACCTGTAAGATGCTGTTGTAGAATGAGTCACAGTGGCACGGGTAAACCCCCTTCCCTCAATGACcacaaaattgcttttcatcaac
It includes:
- the LOC118251676 gene encoding interleukin-8-like codes for the protein MMGKVVAAGMALLLISVIGTEGMALARSGIELRCQCIDTHSKFIHPKFIQNVNLTPSGPHCKNVEVIATLKDGREVCLDPTAPWVKLIIKAILDKANTKPENVS